The stretch of DNA AGGCACGCGCGCTGAAGCGGGAGACTTCTGAATTGACGATTCGCTGAAATTCCGAATCCTGCGCGAGATGGGACAGTGCATGTGTGTTGCCGTCCTGCAGCGCATCGAAGAGTTTGCGGCGATTGTATTCACTGCGGCTCACAGGTGTTGCGCTGCGGCTGACACGCAATGGATTGGACAGAGTTTGACGATTGGGCAAGGTTTTAAGCAAAGAGTCCAGCTCTTCGGCCGTCAGCGGAACACTGTTCTGGATTTCGCACAGTTCCGCGATATAGGGAGATTTCAGCAAGGGGCGTCCGTCGGCATCGGATTGCGAATAGCAGATTGTCACGCTTTCCGTGGCCGAGCGGAGCTGCATTTCAAGCAGAAAGCGCTCGCGCACCAGAGAGTCTTTCGCTAACGGCAGTGACGCGGAGAGTGTGGTGTTCAGTTGATACCGGTCGGCATCAAGCAACAGCGGATCCTGCTTCTGCAGATGTGGAACGGTTCCTTCGTTGAAGCCGGGCAGGAAGACATGGGGGAATGTTGCGCCGAGCGCGACTTCGCGCGGGGCAACGATTGGGGTTCCGGCGTTAAATTTGCCGGTGCGGGTTCCCGGTGTTTCGAGAGCGGATAGAAGGAACTCGCGCAGTCCATGTGCAGTGCAGGGCACGCGTGCGGCGTCGAGCAGTGAAGCCTGTTCGAGCTGATGTGTCAAACCGGCAAACTCTTCATCAAGCTCGATGCTCTCCTTGTAATATTCCCAGACAGCAGCTACACCCGATTCCCACGATGCCGCGCTTGCCGCCCGCTGAATCATCGCGTCAAGCTCTCGCATGAATGCAAGACAAGCGTTGGCGTTTTCAATTCGCCGCCGCACGTCAACGACGCTATCCTCCTCCTCATCCTGTCCGGCAAACTTGCTTGCGTGGTATTCGAGCTGTTCAGTTTTCCGGGAGATGCGGTACTCCCAGTCCTTTAGCCCGGCGATGACATAGGATTCCTCGGCAAGACGAATCCACTCGCCTGTCAGGGAGGCAATGGACGAAATGAACGGTGCGGATGCGAGATAGTCTGCGACCCGTTCGCGTGACAATTCACCATCCAGCAGTTCGACCAGAGCAGAGAGTCCTCGTCCGGCAGCGGTCTGACCAACGGTCTTTGCCTCGTAAATGTAGGGATGCAGTCCGATCATTTGACATCTGGTCTCAAGAACAGCGGCGAGCGCACCGCTTCCGGCGAGCAGAACGGCAGCACTGCCGGACTTGATCGACTCATTGTCAATAATGTCGCGGATTATTTCGGTGGCAGCCGCGGACTCGCGCGGGGTGCTAACAAAACGAATGTCCGTGTACTGTACGGCGGCGTTCTCCTCCCGGGACTCCGTAAATCCGCTGCTCATGTACCATTGATAAGTGTCCTTATTGTATTCATAGGCGCGGCGGTCGGCAACCCATGGAAGAAACGCGGTCACGTCCAGGTTTGACATGACTTTGCCAAGAATTGAACGGGTCAACGGCGGGAGTTCGAAGACACAGTAGAGGTTGAGTGGAGCACGAAGATTTATGTTTGTCCTGGCTGCACGATATGCGAGCTGCTGAAGCATGGCACTGTCGTGCAGTTTAAGTTTCTCCAGCGCCTGATTCACGGCAGAGTAAAGGAGTGCGAGATCGTGCAGCTTGTATTCACGCTCACGGTCGGCAAACAGCACGCGATTCAGGTCGGCCGGGGCGATTTCGTGCAGAATGAGATCACGGCGAGTTTTCAGCAAGGCCCGGCGGAAGCCGGCCGAATTCGCAACCGGTTTGAGATACTTCAGCTTTCCGTACTCTGCGCTCAGGACATTTTCCAGCAGCGGGTCAACCGCAGCCTCGCTGAGAGTACTCCAGCCTTCCTCAAGAACTACCGGTTCTGCCAGCGCGTGCATCAGGTCCGTCACAGTTTTGAACCGGATGTTTGCGGCAATTTGAAGCTTCCCAGCCAAGAACCGCTGCAGATGCAGCCGCGCGAGCTGATTAGGTACAATGACCCACACTTCGGCAAGCGGGTCACTTTTTTTGAGATCGCGCAATGACTTGGCAAGAGTCTCTTCGAGAAAACGAAGATGACCCGTAAAAAGCTGATGTGGCTTCATGATTGAACTGCTCATTATCGATTCTTCACAATGCCTTTCGGGGCATTTACGCTGGGGCACACCGATTGCGATGGATGGGTGCGATGAATCGTGTAAAACCTCGAACTAACTGAAGCTAATCTCAAAGACGCTATGGCAATAGTTGGTGTTTTGGTCGTTATCGGCGGCGTTATCGGCGGTTTCCTGATGGCAGGCGGCGCAATCGGAGTTCTGATTCAGCCGTCTGAAGTCGTGGTGATTTTCGGCGCAACGATTGGCGGACTGTTAATTTCGGTTCCAGTCGCAACGCTGAAGGCTCTTGTGACGGACATGATGGGAATCATGACCGGGAAATCGGGGCCGTCGAAAGATACCTACATTCAAACGCTGTTGTTACTCAACGAGCTGTTTCAAATGGCCCGCAAAGACGGAATCATCGCGCTTGAATCGCATGTTAACGACCCGCACACCAGCAAGGTCTTCGAGAAGTATCCTCAGATACTTCACGACCACGGCGCTTTGGCTTACATTTGCGACACCATCAAGCTCTTTCTCGCCGGGTCAGTACCACCGCACGAGATCGAAATGCTGATGGATCAGGAAATCGACTCGCATCATGAAGAAGCGGGCATCACGGCCGGCGTGATCGCCAAAATAGCCGACGCACTTCCGGGACTCGGAATTGTCGCCGCAGTTCTTGGTATTATCATTACGATGGGTCACATTGACGGCGATCCGGCAGTAGTCGGTCATCACGTCGCCGCAGCACTCGTGGGAACGTTCATGGGTGTTCTCTTCGCGTACGGATTCTTTTCACCGATGGCAGCGAACCTTGAAGCGCGCAACCGCAACAACGCGAGGCTGCTGCACGTTATCAAGGCAGGAATCTCAGCCTTTGCCAAGGGCATGGCGCCCTCTGTCTCGATAGAGTTTGCCCGCCGCGCGATCTTCCATTCCGACAGACCGTCGTTTGAGGAGACGGAGAAGCTTTTGAAGGAAGCCAAGAACAAGAGTCACGGTTAAGCCATGGCAGAGCTGCACAACGACCCGCCGATTATACGAATCGTCAAGAAGGGGCACGCACATGGCCACCACGGCGGCGCATGGAAAGTGGCGTTCGCCGACTTCGTAACGGCGATGATGGCGCTGTTCATCGTGCTGTGGATTCTTGGACAGTCCGAAGACGTCAAGCGCGGAATCGGCGGTTACTTCCGCGATCCAACCGGCAAGGCTTTGCTGGGAGCGGGACCCGCGGAAGCGACCAGCAATGCGCAGGGTTTGTCGATCATTAAACTTCCTTCAGTCGCGCAAATGCACACGCTTCCCGACGCCGAACTGGAAAACGAAGCTGAGAAACTGAAACAGCTTATCGAAGAGAGCGACGTTTTTCAAGGGCTGAAGGATCAAATCACGATTGAAGTTTCGCACGAAGGGCTGCGGGTCGAAATCAACGAAGGCGAGAACGAGGTTCTCTTCGCATCGGGCAGCGCGGAACTTTCACCGAAGCTGATTGCGGCACTCAAGGCGTTGGCGGCGGAGTACAGCAAAGTGAACAATAAACTGATTCTTGAAGGACACACCGACGCCGCGCAGTTTTCGAACAGCAGCAACATAACGAATTGGGAGCTTTCCACACAGCGCGCCAATGAAGCGCGGAGGGTGATGGAGCAGGCCGGTTTGTCGGGGGATCAAGTCTTAATGGTGCGCGGATACGCCGACCGCAGGCCGCGTTTTGATGATCCGCTGGACCCGCGCAACCGCAGAATCTCCATGCTGCTTGTATCCGATCAAGGTATGGATATCGCACTGGGAAAACTCAGCAGTCTTGAGACCGGCGGCAACTCAGATGCCGGCCAGTCAGGAACGTCACAGAACGACAAGCCTAAGAAAAGCAAGAACAGAGTTTCCCTATTTGCCACCGGGGGGCGAAACTGATGGGTTCGAATTTCAGATCACGCGTCTTGTATCTTTTGAATACGGATGAGCGAAACGCACCAGAAGCTGTGCTGCAGGCCGCGGAGACTCGTTGCATCCGCCGCGGCTGTCAGCCTGATCTATCCATAAAGCAGTTTGATCCGGCGGTAATTGTCATCGGTGCGCCGATGGATCACGACGCTCATATCGCACTCGATCGAGTCTCGACATTGATGCTTCCTGTGCTCGGATTCGGCACGGGGCCGTGCGAACGATTGATGTGTGACGTGTCGGTCACAATTGCCATGACGGACTTGCGCTCGATGATTTCACTGCTCGCCAGTCCGGCGACGCTTTGCGCGCTTCCGCCGGGAC from bacterium encodes:
- the motA gene encoding flagellar motor stator protein MotA, with product MAIVGVLVVIGGVIGGFLMAGGAIGVLIQPSEVVVIFGATIGGLLISVPVATLKALVTDMMGIMTGKSGPSKDTYIQTLLLLNELFQMARKDGIIALESHVNDPHTSKVFEKYPQILHDHGALAYICDTIKLFLAGSVPPHEIEMLMDQEIDSHHEEAGITAGVIAKIADALPGLGIVAAVLGIIITMGHIDGDPAVVGHHVAAALVGTFMGVLFAYGFFSPMAANLEARNRNNARLLHVIKAGISAFAKGMAPSVSIEFARRAIFHSDRPSFEETEKLLKEAKNKSHG
- a CDS encoding OmpA family protein, which encodes MAELHNDPPIIRIVKKGHAHGHHGGAWKVAFADFVTAMMALFIVLWILGQSEDVKRGIGGYFRDPTGKALLGAGPAEATSNAQGLSIIKLPSVAQMHTLPDAELENEAEKLKQLIEESDVFQGLKDQITIEVSHEGLRVEINEGENEVLFASGSAELSPKLIAALKALAAEYSKVNNKLILEGHTDAAQFSNSSNITNWELSTQRANEARRVMEQAGLSGDQVLMVRGYADRRPRFDDPLDPRNRRISMLLVSDQGMDIALGKLSSLETGGNSDAGQSGTSQNDKPKKSKNRVSLFATGGRN
- a CDS encoding exodeoxyribonuclease V subunit gamma, which produces MSSSIMKPHQLFTGHLRFLEETLAKSLRDLKKSDPLAEVWVIVPNQLARLHLQRFLAGKLQIAANIRFKTVTDLMHALAEPVVLEEGWSTLSEAAVDPLLENVLSAEYGKLKYLKPVANSAGFRRALLKTRRDLILHEIAPADLNRVLFADREREYKLHDLALLYSAVNQALEKLKLHDSAMLQQLAYRAARTNINLRAPLNLYCVFELPPLTRSILGKVMSNLDVTAFLPWVADRRAYEYNKDTYQWYMSSGFTESREENAAVQYTDIRFVSTPRESAAATEIIRDIIDNESIKSGSAAVLLAGSGALAAVLETRCQMIGLHPYIYEAKTVGQTAAGRGLSALVELLDGELSRERVADYLASAPFISSIASLTGEWIRLAEESYVIAGLKDWEYRISRKTEQLEYHASKFAGQDEEEDSVVDVRRRIENANACLAFMRELDAMIQRAASAASWESGVAAVWEYYKESIELDEEFAGLTHQLEQASLLDAARVPCTAHGLREFLLSALETPGTRTGKFNAGTPIVAPREVALGATFPHVFLPGFNEGTVPHLQKQDPLLLDADRYQLNTTLSASLPLAKDSLVRERFLLEMQLRSATESVTICYSQSDADGRPLLKSPYIAELCEIQNSVPLTAEELDSLLKTLPNRQTLSNPLRVSRSATPVSRSEYNRRKLFDALQDGNTHALSHLAQDSEFQRIVNSEVSRFSARAYTNSDGLISNSTALAHLNTTFSRDIAISASTLEDYWKCPFRFLVTRLWEAYAPESVNKLSPLTEREKGTLLHNILQRYHGRKLNLPVTGEHYTWDELRSIALEEITSYARKFPIGSRFAAAKLRQQILLLLQSYYADLFNSDTVWLTRHVELSFGFGKPPMPAAVPYTFPDEEQILFKGRIDRWDSDAAGREINIIDYKSGSPPKKNSRKMERRLQREIYRLAAESAAPAANVSAQYYYIAGALRDVASDAESRAEALSVAASLLSDLRTGIFAPDPAEDDSTACKYCSVKLACGAQRHSGKAFNSSAVPNLRTNRTAKDDTEETGADDNE